One genomic segment of Ascaphus truei isolate aAscTru1 chromosome 23, aAscTru1.hap1, whole genome shotgun sequence includes these proteins:
- the LOC142473072 gene encoding keratin, type I cytoskeletal 19-like, with translation MSSYQNSSSCKQTSGSQGGGRGPAGRNSVSFSKYASSGAGGAYGGNAGGCYEEDFDGGYNGNVGAGGDYNAGFGGGAGSGFGGGASFGAACGTGFGGGAGGGAGGGAGYGFSQGGGMGSGEGLLSGNEKATMQNLNDRLANYLDKVRSLEAANAELEKKIREWYEKQSPVSKAADYSHYYKTIAELQAKIIAAQLDNHTVILAIDNTRLTTDDFKLKYENELALRQSVEADINGLRRVLDELTLSKSDLEGQIESLTEELAYLKKNHEEEMKGMQSQVSGSVNVEMNAAPGIDLTKVLADMRADYEKLAEKYQKEAEERFLSQTKELQQQVIVGTQEVQTSKSEINTLRQTLQGLEIELQSQLSMKAGLESSLAETEGRYCVQLTQIQDIITKMQTELSDIRNQLELQSSEYKLLLDIKSRLEQEIAKYQELLDTQDTKPSTTATTATATTTNKIR, from the exons ATGTCTTCCTATCAAAACTCTTcttcctgcaagcaaacaagtggGTCTCAAGGTGGTGGAAGAGGGCCAGCAGGCAGGAACTCGGTGTCCTTTTCAAAATATGCTTCAAGTGGAGCAGGGGGTGCTTATGGTGGCAATGCAGGTGGTTGCTATGAGGAAGATTTTGATGGTGGCTACAATGGTAATgtaggtgctgggggagattacAATGCTGGCTTTGGCGGTGGAGCAGGATCAGGCTTTGGTGGTGGAGCTAGCTTTGGTGCAGCATGTGGAACTGGATTTGGTGGAGGGGCTGGTGGAGGGGCTGGTGGAGGAGCTGGATATGGCTTTAGCCAAGGAGGTGGTATGGGATCCGGAGAGGGTCTCTTGTCTGGCAATGAGAAAGCGACCATGCAGAACCTGAATGACCGTCTGGCCAACTACCTCGATAAGGTGCGCTCCTTGGAGGCGGCCAACGCTGAACTGGAGAAGAAGATCCGCGAGTGGTATGAAAAGCAGAGTCCAGTTAGTAAGGCAGCCGACTACAGCCATTACTACAAGACCATTGCGGAGCTCCAAGCCAAG ATTATTGCTGCCCAGCTGGACAATCACACTGTGATTCTGGCCATTGATAACACGAGGCTGACCACTGATGACTTCAAACTCAA GTATGAAAATGAGCTGGCCCTTCGCCAGAGTGTGGAGGCCGACATCAATGGCCTGCGTAGGGTCCTGGATGAGCTGACCCTGTCCAAGTCTGACCTGGAAGGCCAGATTGAGAGTCTGACCGAGGAATTGGCTTATCTCAAGAAGAACCATGAGGAG GAAATGAAGGGAATGCAGAGCCAGGTCAGCGGTAGTGTCAACGTGGAGATGAATGCTGCTCCGGGGATAGACTTGACTAAGGTCCTGGCTGACATGAGGGCTGATTATGAGAAGTTGGCAGAGAAGTACCAGAAGGAGGCTGAGGAACGGTTCCTATCTCAG aCCAAGGAGCTGCAGCAACAGGTCATTGTCGGCACCCAGGAGGTCCAAACGTCCAAATCAGAAATCAACACGCTCAGACAGACTCTCCAGGGCCTGGAGATAGAGCTGCAGTCTCAGCTAAGCATG aaaGCGGGATTAGAGTCTTCCCTGGCTGAGACCGAGGGACGTTACTGCGTACAGCTGACCCAGATCCAGGACATCATCACCAAGATGCAGACCGAGCTGTCCGACATCAGGAATCAACTGGAACTCCAGAGCAGCGAATACAAATTACTCCTGGATATCAAGAGCCGCCTGGAGCAAGAGATCGCCAAATACCAGGAGCTCCTGGATACACAGGACACCAA gcCATCAACCACTGCTACTACAGCCA CAGCTACCACTACTAACAAGATCCGCTAA